Proteins encoded by one window of Streptomyces clavuligerus:
- a CDS encoding tryptophan 2,3-dioxygenase, translating to MSHDADATPHLDFAGTTPYEDYVQADVLTHLQKPRSDDPGEMVFLVTTQVMELWFTVIVHEWETASRALDEGRVPVALDALKRSVRELEALNASWRPLGQLTPAQFNAYRGALGEGSGFQSAMYRRMEFLLGEKSASMLVPHRGAPRVHAELEKALQQPSLYDAVLRLLARRGFPVPAEVLERNLARRYEPSAAVEAVWTEIYRDPENHAEPARLGEALTDVAELVWRWRNDHLVATRRAMGAKVGTGGSAGVAWLEKRARNHVFPELWTARSHV from the coding sequence ATGTCACATGACGCCGACGCGACCCCGCATCTCGATTTCGCGGGCACCACTCCGTACGAGGACTATGTCCAGGCGGATGTGCTGACCCACCTGCAAAAACCCCGGTCCGACGACCCGGGCGAAATGGTCTTCCTCGTCACCACCCAGGTGATGGAGCTGTGGTTCACCGTCATCGTCCACGAGTGGGAGACCGCGAGCCGGGCCCTGGACGAGGGCCGTGTCCCCGTGGCGCTGGACGCGCTGAAGCGTTCCGTGCGGGAGCTGGAGGCGCTGAACGCCTCGTGGCGACCGCTGGGGCAGCTCACCCCCGCGCAGTTCAACGCGTACCGGGGCGCTCTCGGTGAGGGCTCCGGCTTCCAGTCGGCGATGTACCGGCGGATGGAGTTCCTGCTCGGCGAGAAGTCCGCGTCCATGCTCGTCCCGCACCGGGGTGCGCCGCGTGTCCACGCGGAGCTGGAGAAGGCGCTCCAGCAGCCGAGCCTCTACGACGCGGTGCTGCGGCTGCTCGCCCGGCGCGGCTTCCCGGTGCCCGCGGAGGTCCTGGAACGGAATTTGGCGCGGCGGTACGAACCCAGCGCGGCGGTCGAGGCGGTCTGGACGGAGATCTACCGGGACCCGGAGAACCACGCCGAACCGGCCCGGCTCGGCGAGGCGTTGACCGATGTCGCCGAGTTGGTGTGGCGCTGGCGCAACGACCATCTGGTGGCGACCCGCCGTGCCATGGGCGCGAAGGTCGGCACCGGTGGCTCCGCCGGGGTGGCCTGGCTGGAGAAGCGGGCCCGCAACCATGTCTTTCCCGAGCTGTGGACGGCGCGCAGCCATGTCTGA
- a CDS encoding alpha/beta hydrolase family protein: MDPVARDNAESESAFSHPAVAPDASLPYGGHPDQVVDFYRPRNGAERTPLVVLVHGGAWRAPYDRTHVSPFADFLARRGLAVASVEYRRGRELPRQGGEGPVAGRWPDTFDDIAAVLDALPALAARALPGADPGRTVLTGHSAGGQLVLWAAARHVLPAGSPWRLPAPPALRGVVALAPVADFALAVERDVCGGAVRQLLGASGGGSGEGEGEETFAERSARTDPAALLPTGIATVVVQGREDIVVPYGLAESFVDTAALAGETVGLTLLEDVGHFPLIDPAADACAVVAEEIAQLAW, from the coding sequence ATGGACCCTGTGGCCCGTGACAACGCCGAGTCCGAGTCGGCCTTCTCGCATCCCGCGGTGGCCCCGGACGCCTCCCTGCCCTACGGCGGCCACCCCGATCAGGTGGTCGACTTCTACCGGCCCCGGAACGGCGCGGAGCGGACGCCGCTCGTCGTCCTGGTGCACGGCGGGGCCTGGCGCGCCCCCTACGACCGCACGCATGTCTCCCCGTTCGCGGACTTTCTCGCCCGGCGCGGGCTCGCCGTCGCCAGCGTCGAGTACCGCAGGGGCCGCGAACTGCCCCGGCAGGGCGGTGAAGGGCCGGTCGCCGGGCGCTGGCCGGACACCTTCGACGACATCGCCGCCGTCCTGGACGCGCTGCCCGCGCTGGCCGCCCGCGCGCTGCCCGGGGCGGACCCGGGGCGGACCGTCCTCACGGGGCACTCCGCCGGGGGACAGCTCGTGCTGTGGGCGGCGGCCCGGCATGTGCTCCCCGCCGGTTCGCCCTGGCGGCTGCCCGCCCCGCCCGCGCTGCGCGGGGTGGTCGCCCTCGCGCCGGTCGCCGACTTCGCCCTCGCGGTGGAACGGGACGTGTGCGGCGGGGCGGTACGGCAGCTCCTGGGCGCGAGCGGGGGCGGCAGCGGCGAGGGGGAGGGCGAGGAGACCTTCGCCGAGCGGAGCGCCCGAACCGACCCCGCCGCGCTGCTGCCGACGGGCATCGCGACCGTCGTCGTCCAGGGGCGCGAGGACATCGTGGTGCCGTACGGGCTGGCCGAGTCGTTCGTCGACACGGCGGCCCTCGCGGGGGAGACCGTCGGCCTCACCCTGCTGGAGGATGTCGGCCACTTCCCGCTGATCGACCCGGCGGCGGACGCGTGCGCGGTGGTGGCGGAGGAGATCGCCCAGCTCGCCTGGTGA
- a CDS encoding NAD(P)H-binding protein, with protein MTNLVTGATGTVGREIVRELLERGHAVRALTRDPAAADLPAGAEAVRGDLSDPDSLGAALKGVTALHLITFDGPYYTPLETGPRIVALAREAGVRRITVLHGGGPTPLEDAVRAGGVDWTVLVPVEFMANALEWADPVRTADEIAEPFTDRLSAMVHEGDIGAVAAVALTEDGHAGQQYVITGPEALTIRDKTDIIAAARGRAIRLVELSEEAAIARWRAAGHPQDVIDFLLSVYRDTPPEGRTVSGTVERVTGRPARTFAQWARDHADAFRAGGTT; from the coding sequence ATGACCAACCTTGTCACCGGGGCCACCGGAACCGTCGGCCGTGAGATCGTCCGCGAACTGCTGGAGCGCGGCCACGCCGTCCGCGCCCTCACCCGCGACCCGGCCGCGGCCGACCTCCCCGCCGGAGCGGAGGCCGTACGCGGTGACCTCTCCGACCCCGACTCCCTCGGGGCGGCGCTGAAGGGCGTCACCGCACTGCACCTGATCACCTTCGACGGCCCGTACTACACCCCGCTGGAGACCGGCCCGCGGATCGTGGCACTCGCCCGGGAGGCCGGGGTCCGGCGGATCACCGTCCTCCACGGCGGCGGCCCCACCCCGCTGGAGGACGCCGTCCGCGCGGGCGGCGTCGACTGGACCGTCCTCGTCCCCGTCGAGTTCATGGCGAACGCGCTGGAGTGGGCCGACCCCGTCCGCACCGCCGACGAGATCGCCGAGCCCTTCACGGACCGGCTCAGCGCCATGGTCCACGAGGGGGACATCGGCGCCGTCGCCGCCGTCGCCCTCACCGAGGACGGCCACGCCGGACAGCAGTATGTGATCACCGGCCCCGAGGCCCTCACCATCCGGGACAAGACCGACATCATCGCCGCCGCGCGCGGCAGGGCGATCCGGCTGGTGGAGCTGAGCGAGGAGGCGGCCATCGCCCGCTGGCGGGCGGCCGGACACCCCCAGGACGTGATCGACTTCCTGCTGTCGGTCTACCGCGACACCCCGCCGGAGGGCCGGACCGTCTCCGGTACCGTGGAACGGGTCACCGGCCGCCCCGCCCGTACCTTCGCCCAGTGGGCGCGGGACCACGCGGACGCGTTCCGCGCCGGGGGCACCACCTGA
- a CDS encoding DUF3151 domain-containing protein has product MVIHENLLGGPPPTHLPDEPEPRELLESGATPAEVAAKYPTSSLAWALLADDAFGRGSVVESYAYARTGYHRGLDALRRSGWKGHGPVPWEHAPNRGFLRALHALARAAGEIGEQQEYERCTTFLRDSSATAADTLG; this is encoded by the coding sequence ATGGTCATCCACGAGAACCTGCTGGGGGGACCGCCCCCCACCCATCTGCCCGACGAGCCCGAGCCGCGTGAGCTGCTGGAGTCCGGGGCGACCCCCGCCGAGGTCGCCGCCAAGTACCCCACGTCCTCGCTCGCCTGGGCGCTCCTCGCCGACGACGCCTTCGGGCGCGGCAGCGTGGTGGAGTCGTACGCGTACGCCCGTACCGGCTACCACCGCGGTCTGGACGCGCTGCGGCGCAGCGGCTGGAAGGGCCACGGCCCGGTGCCCTGGGAGCACGCGCCCAACCGGGGTTTCCTGCGGGCGCTGCACGCGCTGGCGCGGGCCGCGGGCGAGATCGGTGAGCAGCAGGAGTACGAGCGCTGCACGACCTTCCTGCGCGACTCCTCCGCGACGGCCGCCGACACCCTGGGCTGA
- a CDS encoding sensor histidine kinase encodes MVTTASAPSPYLFHVTQKTRSPEYELAAGAVRGLPPELFHDAFAHRPLPRMSTDGPLTGRLPDGIRGAVAWLPHAVVAAVAMMALWISAVLVSATSLVSAGAGLVIGVLPTATLLLALIRPVGAFWISLLSTPVVSLSSSDLWPWSLSGFLCHLGVLVLAALRTRPGIAGWMWGLTALYTMLAQIFLGGGAPPNSPLMLFFAAVLLLITTLVHIRRKAERDVAAEQSVTAVERDRRTLLEERTTIARELHDVVAHHMSVVAIQAEAAPYRVENPPPELEKAFATIRENAVAALTELRRILGVVRAEDYEAPDAPQPVLADLDTLLDNVREAGLTTRKTVTGAVRTLPQGVELSAYRIIQEALSNTLRHAPGSTADIEVSYVLGGLGLRIVNTAPQGLVKPSPGAGHGLTGMKERVSMLNGGMTHGPTDDGGYEVTAFIPVPLDEEPARDRAMDAAPSADGRTGGEGAAA; translated from the coding sequence ATGGTGACGACCGCGTCCGCCCCCTCCCCCTACCTTTTTCACGTGACCCAGAAGACCCGCAGCCCCGAATACGAACTCGCCGCCGGAGCCGTCCGAGGACTCCCGCCGGAGCTCTTCCACGATGCCTTCGCCCACCGCCCGCTGCCCCGGATGAGCACCGACGGGCCCCTGACCGGCAGGCTGCCCGACGGCATACGTGGCGCGGTCGCCTGGCTCCCGCACGCCGTGGTGGCCGCTGTGGCGATGATGGCGCTGTGGATATCCGCCGTGCTCGTGAGCGCGACATCACTGGTCTCCGCCGGTGCCGGTCTGGTGATCGGGGTACTCCCCACGGCCACCCTGCTGCTGGCGCTGATACGGCCGGTCGGGGCGTTCTGGATCTCCCTGCTCTCCACCCCGGTCGTGTCCCTCAGCTCCTCCGACCTCTGGCCGTGGTCCCTTTCGGGATTCCTCTGCCATCTGGGCGTGCTGGTCCTCGCCGCGCTGCGGACCCGGCCGGGGATCGCCGGCTGGATGTGGGGGCTGACCGCGCTCTACACGATGCTCGCCCAGATCTTCCTGGGCGGGGGCGCGCCCCCCAACTCCCCGCTGATGCTGTTCTTCGCTGCCGTGCTCCTGCTGATCACCACGCTGGTGCACATCCGGCGCAAGGCCGAGCGGGACGTCGCCGCCGAGCAGTCCGTGACCGCCGTGGAACGCGACCGCCGCACCCTGCTGGAGGAGCGCACCACCATCGCCCGTGAGCTGCACGACGTCGTCGCGCACCATATGTCCGTCGTCGCGATACAGGCCGAGGCCGCGCCCTACCGGGTGGAGAACCCGCCGCCCGAGCTGGAGAAGGCGTTCGCGACCATCCGGGAGAACGCCGTCGCCGCCCTCACCGAGCTGCGCCGCATCCTCGGGGTCGTCCGCGCGGAGGACTACGAGGCCCCCGACGCGCCGCAGCCGGTCCTCGCCGATCTGGACACCCTGCTCGACAACGTCCGCGAGGCGGGTCTGACCACGCGGAAGACGGTCACCGGCGCGGTGCGGACCCTGCCGCAGGGCGTCGAGCTGTCGGCGTACAGAATCATCCAGGAAGCCCTGTCCAACACCCTGCGGCACGCCCCGGGCTCCACGGCGGACATCGAGGTCAGCTATGTGCTCGGCGGGCTCGGACTGCGGATCGTGAACACCGCACCGCAGGGCCTGGTGAAGCCCTCGCCGGGGGCGGGCCACGGACTCACCGGCATGAAGGAGCGGGTGTCGATGCTGAACGGCGGTATGACCCACGGGCCGACCGACGACGGCGGCTACGAGGTCACGGCCTTCATCCCGGTGCCGCTGGACGAGGAACCCGCCCGGGACAGGGCCATGGACGCGGCCCCGTCGGCGGATGGGCGCACGGGCGGGGAGGGAGCAGCCGCATGA
- a CDS encoding response regulator, whose translation MTIKVMIVDDQMMVREGFSVLLNAMPDIEVVGEAVNGREAVTKVAELRPDVVLMDIRMPELNGIEATREIAATHPEARVLVLTTFDLDEYVYQALRAGASGFLLKDASARQLAEGVRVVASGEALLAPTVTRRLINEFSKLAQAPRIASVAQLGELTERETEVLALIAQGLSNAEIASHLVVAESTIKTHVSRILVKLGLRDRTQAAVFAYEARLVTPG comes from the coding sequence ATGACCATCAAGGTGATGATCGTCGACGACCAGATGATGGTCCGGGAGGGCTTCTCCGTCCTGCTCAACGCGATGCCCGACATCGAGGTCGTCGGCGAGGCGGTCAACGGCCGGGAGGCCGTCACCAAGGTCGCCGAGCTGCGCCCCGACGTGGTGCTGATGGACATCCGGATGCCCGAGCTGAACGGCATCGAGGCCACCCGCGAGATCGCCGCCACCCACCCGGAGGCCAGGGTCCTCGTCCTGACCACCTTCGACCTCGACGAATACGTGTACCAGGCGCTGCGGGCGGGCGCCTCCGGCTTCCTCCTCAAGGACGCCTCCGCCCGGCAGCTCGCCGAGGGGGTGCGGGTGGTCGCGAGCGGTGAGGCGCTGCTCGCGCCGACCGTGACCCGGCGGCTGATCAACGAGTTCTCCAAGCTGGCCCAGGCCCCCCGGATCGCCTCCGTCGCCCAGCTCGGGGAGCTGACCGAGCGCGAGACCGAGGTACTGGCGCTGATCGCGCAGGGGCTGTCGAACGCGGAGATCGCCTCCCATCTGGTGGTCGCCGAGTCCACGATCAAGACCCATGTCAGCCGGATTCTGGTGAAGCTGGGGCTGCGGGACCGCACCCAGGCGGCGGTGTTCGCGTACGAGGCACGGCTGGTCACCCCGGGCTAG
- the fbaA gene encoding class II fructose-bisphosphate aldolase, whose amino-acid sequence MPIATPEVYNEMLDRAKAGKFAYPAINVTSSQTLHAALRGFAEAESDGIVQISTGGAEFLGGQHNKDMVTGAVALAEFAHIVAAKYDVTIALHTDHCPKDKLDSYVRPLLAVSAERVARGENPLFQSHMWDGSAETLSDNLAIGQELLAQAAAAKIILEVEITPTGGEEDGVTHEINDELYTTVDDALRTAEALGLGEKGRYLLAASFGNVHGVYKPGNVVLRPELLKDLQQGVSERYGKADPFDFVFHGGSGSTAEEIAVALENGVVKMNLDTDTQYAFTRPVAGHMFANYDGVLKIDGEVGDKKTYDPRTWGKLAEAGMATRVAEACATLRSAGNKIK is encoded by the coding sequence ATGCCCATCGCAACCCCTGAGGTCTACAACGAGATGCTGGACCGGGCGAAGGCAGGAAAGTTTGCCTACCCGGCCATCAATGTGACCTCGTCGCAGACCCTTCACGCCGCGCTGCGCGGCTTCGCGGAGGCCGAGAGCGACGGCATCGTCCAGATCTCCACCGGTGGTGCGGAGTTCCTGGGCGGCCAGCACAACAAGGACATGGTCACGGGCGCCGTTGCCCTGGCCGAGTTCGCGCACATCGTCGCCGCGAAGTACGACGTCACCATCGCGCTCCACACCGACCACTGCCCCAAGGACAAGCTCGACAGCTATGTCCGCCCGCTGCTGGCGGTCTCCGCCGAGCGCGTCGCCCGGGGCGAGAACCCGCTCTTCCAGTCCCACATGTGGGACGGCTCGGCCGAGACCCTGAGCGACAACCTCGCCATCGGTCAGGAGCTGCTGGCCCAGGCCGCCGCCGCCAAGATCATCCTTGAGGTCGAGATCACCCCGACCGGCGGCGAGGAGGACGGTGTCACGCACGAGATCAACGACGAGCTGTACACCACCGTCGACGACGCGCTGCGCACCGCCGAGGCGCTGGGCCTGGGCGAGAAGGGCCGCTACCTGCTGGCCGCCTCCTTCGGCAACGTCCACGGCGTCTACAAGCCGGGCAATGTCGTCCTCCGTCCCGAGCTGCTCAAGGACCTCCAGCAGGGCGTGAGCGAGCGCTACGGCAAGGCCGACCCGTTCGACTTCGTCTTCCACGGCGGCTCCGGCTCCACGGCCGAGGAGATCGCTGTCGCGCTGGAGAACGGCGTCGTGAAGATGAACCTCGACACCGACACCCAGTACGCCTTCACCCGTCCCGTCGCCGGGCACATGTTCGCCAACTACGACGGCGTGCTGAAGATCGACGGCGAGGTCGGCGACAAGAAGACCTACGACCCCCGGACCTGGGGCAAGCTCGCCGAGGCGGGCATGGCCACCCGGGTCGCCGAGGCGTGCGCCACGCTGCGCTCGGCCGGTAACAAGATCAAGTAA
- a CDS encoding MFS transporter, whose protein sequence is MADRPGEIRLSTATGRWVTFTTVLGSSMALLDSTVVNVALPRIGKSLDADLAVLQWTVNAYMLALAGLILLGGALGDRYGRRRIFVLGVVWFALGSLLCGFAPTGELLVLARAFQGVGGALLTPGSLALIQASFHPDDRARAVGLWSGFGGVGAAIGPFVGGWLVDGPGWRWVFLLNVPLAAICVPIALRHVPESRDPQAHQGRFDVLGAALGAAALTLVTYALIGSAWWAGAAGVVVGALFIAVERRRPDPMLPLSIFRSRLFTAVNLVTFCVYAAFGGFFFLVALQLQVVSGYSALEAGLALLPTTLLMLFFSARSGELAQKTGPRLPLTAGPLICAVGMLLMLRVGEHASYMTDVLPAILVMGLGMVTLVAPLTATVLASVDTARAGIASGVNNAAARAAGLLAVAALPLLTGMGPEAYRSATAFDESFRRAMPWCAAILVLGALIAFATVRRPAPTCVHPECRYNCGVGAPPLETGEADADDGRAER, encoded by the coding sequence ATGGCTGACCGCCCGGGAGAGATCCGACTGTCCACGGCCACCGGCCGCTGGGTGACGTTCACCACCGTCCTCGGCTCCAGCATGGCCCTGCTGGACTCGACCGTCGTCAATGTCGCCCTGCCCCGCATCGGGAAGAGCCTCGACGCCGATCTGGCGGTCCTCCAGTGGACGGTCAACGCCTACATGCTGGCGCTCGCCGGGCTGATCCTGCTCGGCGGGGCGCTCGGCGACCGCTACGGACGGCGCCGGATCTTCGTCCTGGGTGTGGTCTGGTTCGCCCTGGGCTCCCTGCTCTGCGGGTTCGCGCCCACCGGTGAGCTGCTGGTGCTCGCCCGCGCCTTCCAGGGCGTCGGCGGCGCCCTGCTCACGCCCGGCTCGCTCGCCCTGATCCAGGCCAGCTTCCACCCGGACGACCGGGCCCGCGCCGTGGGCCTGTGGTCCGGCTTCGGCGGCGTCGGCGCGGCGATCGGCCCCTTCGTCGGCGGCTGGCTGGTCGACGGGCCCGGCTGGCGCTGGGTCTTCCTGCTCAATGTGCCGCTGGCCGCGATCTGTGTCCCGATCGCGCTCCGCCATGTGCCCGAGTCCCGTGACCCACAGGCCCACCAGGGCCGCTTCGACGTCCTGGGCGCGGCCCTCGGCGCGGCGGCGCTCACCCTGGTGACCTATGCCCTGATCGGCTCCGCCTGGTGGGCCGGGGCGGCCGGAGTGGTGGTCGGCGCCCTCTTCATCGCCGTCGAACGCCGCAGGCCCGACCCCATGCTGCCGCTGTCGATCTTCCGCTCGCGGCTCTTCACCGCCGTGAACCTGGTGACGTTCTGTGTGTACGCGGCGTTCGGCGGCTTCTTCTTCCTGGTGGCGCTCCAGCTCCAGGTGGTCTCCGGCTACTCCGCGCTGGAGGCGGGCCTCGCGCTGCTGCCCACGACCCTGCTGATGCTGTTCTTCTCCGCCCGCTCCGGTGAGCTGGCCCAGAAGACGGGCCCCCGGCTGCCGCTCACCGCCGGGCCGCTGATCTGCGCCGTCGGCATGCTGCTGATGCTGCGCGTCGGCGAGCACGCCTCCTACATGACGGACGTGCTGCCCGCGATCCTGGTGATGGGCCTCGGCATGGTGACCCTGGTGGCCCCGCTGACCGCCACCGTCCTGGCCTCGGTGGACACCGCCCGCGCCGGTATCGCCAGCGGGGTCAACAACGCCGCCGCCCGCGCGGCGGGCCTGCTGGCGGTCGCGGCGCTGCCGCTGCTCACCGGGATGGGCCCCGAGGCGTACCGCTCCGCGACCGCCTTCGACGAGTCCTTCCGCCGGGCCATGCCCTGGTGCGCCGCCATCCTGGTGCTGGGGGCGCTGATCGCCTTCGCGACCGTCCGCCGCCCCGCCCCCACCTGCGTCCACCCGGAGTGCCGCTACAACTGCGGGGTGGGCGCGCCGCCGCTGGAGACGGGGGAGGCGGACGCCGACGACGGCAGGGCGGAGCGGTGA
- a CDS encoding GNAT family N-acetyltransferase yields the protein MPRLGAEQDSIMMPMHITSCRQEDLDVLEERLPSSSAVSYHAQRFARQVSGTSTFLVAWLDAQPAGTCEVRWDGCVAPEVRAVVPGCPEINGLQVVGMLQSRGIGSALIRHAEQLAGERGAHLIGLGVDDHGNPRAAALYARLGYRPTIRYLDRYFYTDDTGAEHPVEDPAIFLVKELTPKHQP from the coding sequence ATGCCTCGCCTCGGCGCCGAGCAGGACAGCATCATGATGCCCATGCACATCACGAGCTGCCGGCAAGAAGATCTGGATGTGCTGGAAGAGCGCCTGCCGTCCTCCAGCGCCGTCTCGTACCACGCTCAGCGGTTCGCCCGCCAGGTCTCGGGGACAAGCACGTTCCTGGTGGCCTGGCTGGATGCCCAGCCGGCCGGAACCTGCGAAGTACGGTGGGACGGCTGCGTGGCACCAGAGGTGAGGGCCGTCGTGCCGGGCTGCCCGGAGATCAACGGTTTGCAGGTCGTCGGCATGCTGCAGTCCCGGGGGATAGGCAGCGCCTTGATCCGCCATGCCGAACAGCTCGCCGGTGAACGAGGCGCACACCTGATCGGACTGGGAGTGGACGATCACGGGAATCCGCGAGCTGCCGCCCTCTACGCCCGCTTGGGGTACCGACCCACGATCCGCTACCTGGACCGCTACTTCTATACAGACGACACCGGTGCCGAACACCCGGTCGAAGATCCCGCCATCTTTCTGGTGAAGGAGCTCACGCCCAAGCACCAGCCATGA
- the pyrE gene encoding orotate phosphoribosyltransferase — protein MSDVRADLLQQIKDKAVVHGKVTLSSGLEADYYVDLRRITLDGAAAPLVGQVMSDLTADLDFDCVGGLTLGADPVATSILHAAAARGRQVDAFVVRKAAKAHGMQRRVEGPDITGRRCLVVEDTSTTGGSPLTAVEAVREAGGEVVAVATIVDRATGAGEKISQTAGVPYLYAYSLDELGLS, from the coding sequence ATGAGTGATGTACGTGCCGATCTGCTCCAGCAGATCAAGGACAAGGCCGTGGTGCACGGCAAGGTGACCCTCTCCTCGGGTCTGGAAGCCGACTACTACGTCGACCTCCGCCGGATCACGCTGGACGGGGCCGCCGCGCCGCTGGTGGGCCAGGTCATGTCCGATCTGACCGCCGACCTGGACTTCGACTGCGTCGGCGGGCTCACTCTGGGCGCGGACCCGGTGGCCACCTCGATCCTGCACGCCGCCGCCGCGCGCGGACGCCAGGTGGACGCGTTCGTCGTCCGCAAGGCGGCCAAGGCCCACGGCATGCAGCGCCGGGTCGAAGGGCCGGACATCACGGGCCGCCGCTGCCTGGTCGTCGAGGACACCTCCACGACCGGTGGCTCCCCGCTGACCGCCGTCGAGGCCGTGCGCGAGGCGGGCGGCGAGGTCGTCGCCGTCGCCACGATCGTGGACCGTGCCACCGGCGCCGGAGAGAAGATCAGCCAGACGGCCGGGGTGCCCTACCTCTACGCGTACTCGCTGGACGAGCTCGGCCTGTCCTGA
- a CDS encoding kynureninase: MSETHAATMPETHEFQEIHEIHETGKAPVTPQHTASTTPGLPSRRAAALDGADRLAPLRGLFALDGTVYLDGNSLGALPAHVPGRIADVVTRQWGGLRIRSWTESGWWTAPERIGDRIAPLVGAAPGQIVVGDSTSVNVFKAVVGAVRLAGTDTSRETPGTDAPGTGGGARTEVLVDASTFPTDGYIAASAARLTGCRIVPVDPADVPSALGPTTAAVLLNHVDFRSGRLHDLPALTEAIHRAGALAVWDLCHSAGALPVGLDAHGVDLAVGCTYKYLNGGPGSPAFLYVAERHQAAFDSPLPGWNSHRDPFAMDSGYAPADGPLKGRVGTPDILSMLALDAALDVWDGVSVDDIRAKSLALTDFFLECLDERLPGGLGDPGCPVRPVTPREHAERGSQIALRCDRAPVVMERLIARGVVGDLRRPDLLRFGFTPLYTSFADVERAAATLVEVAAEVYGEPSGG, translated from the coding sequence ATGTCTGAGACCCATGCCGCGACCATGCCTGAGACCCACGAGTTCCAAGAGATCCATGAGATCCACGAGACCGGTAAGGCCCCTGTGACTCCCCAGCACACCGCGTCCACCACCCCCGGACTCCCCTCCCGCCGCGCCGCCGCGCTGGACGGAGCGGATCGACTGGCCCCGCTGCGCGGGCTGTTCGCCCTGGACGGGACCGTCTATCTCGACGGGAACTCGCTGGGCGCGCTGCCCGCGCACGTCCCCGGCCGGATCGCCGATGTCGTCACCCGGCAGTGGGGCGGGCTGAGGATTCGCTCCTGGACCGAGAGCGGCTGGTGGACCGCGCCCGAGCGGATCGGCGACCGGATCGCCCCGCTGGTCGGCGCGGCCCCGGGGCAGATCGTGGTCGGCGACTCCACCAGCGTGAACGTGTTCAAGGCGGTGGTCGGCGCGGTCCGGCTCGCCGGTACGGACACCTCCCGGGAGACCCCCGGTACCGATGCGCCGGGTACGGGGGGAGGGGCCCGTACCGAGGTGCTCGTGGACGCGAGCACCTTCCCCACCGACGGCTATATCGCGGCGTCGGCGGCCCGGCTGACGGGCTGCCGGATCGTCCCCGTCGACCCCGCCGACGTGCCCTCGGCCCTCGGGCCGACGACGGCGGCCGTGCTGCTCAACCATGTCGACTTCCGCAGCGGCCGCCTGCACGACCTGCCCGCGCTCACCGAGGCGATCCACCGGGCGGGCGCGCTCGCGGTCTGGGACCTCTGCCACAGCGCGGGCGCGCTCCCCGTGGGGCTCGACGCGCACGGCGTGGACCTCGCCGTCGGCTGTACGTACAAGTACCTCAACGGCGGCCCCGGCTCGCCCGCGTTCCTGTATGTCGCCGAGCGCCACCAGGCGGCCTTCGACTCCCCGCTGCCCGGCTGGAATTCGCACCGCGACCCCTTCGCCATGGACAGCGGCTACGCCCCGGCGGACGGCCCGCTGAAGGGCCGGGTGGGCACACCGGACATTCTGTCGATGCTCGCGCTGGACGCGGCGCTCGACGTCTGGGACGGGGTGTCGGTCGACGACATCCGGGCGAAGAGCCTGGCACTCACCGATTTCTTCCTGGAGTGCCTGGACGAACGGCTGCCCGGCGGGCTCGGCGACCCGGGCTGTCCGGTGCGCCCGGTGACCCCCCGGGAGCACGCGGAGCGCGGCAGCCAGATCGCCCTGCGCTGCGACCGGGCCCCGGTGGTGATGGAACGGCTCATCGCCCGTGGCGTGGTGGGCGATCTGCGCCGCCCGGATCTGCTGCGTTTCGGTTTCACCCCGCTGTACACGTCGTTCGCGGACGTGGAACGGGCCGCCGCGACCCTGGTGGAGGTCGCGGCGGAGGTATACGGCGAGCCCTCGGGCGGATGA